One Methanobrevibacter millerae DNA window includes the following coding sequences:
- a CDS encoding DNA-directed RNA polymerase subunit B'' yields the protein MTDNNWKLVDAFFDKYDLVDHHIKSYNDFVNNRIQKIIDISDPIVIENDEADEETGEIKKVKYTVKTGNVRIAKPFTREADGSNSDIYPTDARLRNLNYSAHMYLEMALNKDDEENQLEEVYIGELPVMLKSDYCYLNGLSAEELLEHKEDPQDLGGYFIVNGSERAVVTMEEIAPNKVILERVKDVEDRHAKAVVTSIRSGFRARITLEYKKPRKNKAFLRVSFPYVPGEIPLVILLRALGLSTDEQIITKISETDNNFQMIIADDIQVSNEALKLDPAEMADLTIEEKNEYLTTAAIKYIGNRVAFKMSEDYRKQRAEEVIDRYLLPHLGDSEEKRADKATYLAEMTEMLLEVIHEQREPHDKDHYTNKRLRVSGDLMEDLFRVAFTSLTRDMSYQLERSISRGKELSIKQAVRSDVLTENIKHAIATGNWVGGRAGVSQLLDRTSYMGTLSHLRRVVSPLTRSQPHFEARDLHPTQFGKICPNETPEGPNCGLVKNLALMCNISEGSDEQEIKDVIETMDVELI from the coding sequence ATGACAGATAATAACTGGAAGTTAGTTGATGCATTTTTTGACAAATATGATTTGGTGGATCACCATATCAAGTCATACAATGATTTCGTGAACAACAGAATTCAAAAAATCATTGATATCAGTGACCCAATCGTTATTGAAAACGATGAGGCTGATGAAGAAACTGGTGAAATCAAAAAAGTTAAATACACAGTTAAAACTGGAAATGTTAGGATTGCAAAACCATTCACTCGTGAAGCGGACGGTTCCAACAGTGACATCTATCCTACCGATGCCAGATTAAGAAACCTGAACTATTCAGCTCACATGTATCTTGAAATGGCATTGAACAAGGACGATGAGGAAAATCAATTGGAAGAAGTATATATCGGTGAATTGCCGGTCATGCTTAAATCCGATTACTGTTACCTTAACGGCCTTTCCGCTGAAGAGCTATTGGAGCATAAGGAAGACCCACAGGACCTGGGCGGATACTTCATTGTTAACGGTTCCGAAAGGGCTGTCGTTACTATGGAAGAGATTGCACCTAACAAGGTCATTCTTGAACGTGTAAAGGATGTTGAAGACAGGCACGCAAAAGCCGTCGTAACATCAATCAGAAGCGGTTTCAGAGCAAGAATTACCTTGGAATACAAAAAGCCACGTAAAAACAAGGCTTTCCTGAGAGTTTCATTCCCATACGTTCCTGGTGAAATCCCACTCGTTATCCTATTGAGAGCTTTAGGTCTGTCCACAGATGAACAAATTATTACAAAAATCTCAGAAACGGATAATAATTTCCAGATGATTATTGCAGACGATATTCAAGTTTCCAATGAAGCTTTAAAACTCGATCCTGCGGAAATGGCTGATTTGACCATTGAAGAGAAAAATGAATACTTAACTACCGCAGCCATCAAATACATTGGAAACCGTGTTGCGTTCAAGATGTCCGAGGATTACCGTAAGCAGCGTGCTGAAGAGGTCATCGACCGTTACTTGTTACCTCATTTAGGTGACAGCGAAGAGAAACGTGCCGACAAGGCTACTTATTTAGCTGAAATGACTGAAATGCTGCTTGAAGTTATTCACGAACAAAGGGAACCTCACGATAAGGACCATTACACTAATAAAAGACTCAGAGTTTCTGGCGATTTAATGGAAGACCTTTTCAGAGTTGCATTTACCAGCTTAACCAGAGACATGAGTTATCAACTTGAAAGAAGTATTTCCCGTGGAAAAGAACTTTCCATCAAGCAGGCAGTTCGTAGTGATGTCTTAACCGAAAACATCAAGCATGCAATCGCTACCGGTAATTGGGTAGGCGGAAGAGCTGGTGTAAGTCAGCTTCTGGACAGAACCAGTTATATGGGTACCCTTTCTCACCTGAGACGTGTTGTATCCCCATTGACAAGAAGCCAGCCTCACTTTGAAGCAAGAGATTTGCACCCAACCCAGTTCGGTAAGATCTGTCCTAACGAGACCCCGGAAGGACCGAATTGTGGTCTGGTTAAGAACCTTGCGCTTATGTGTAACATTTCAGAAGGTTCAGACGAACAGGAAATAAAGGACGTTATTGAAACCATGGATGTGGAATTGATTTAA
- the thiM gene encoding hydroxyethylthiazole kinase, with protein sequence MINKETLLDNIEKNLNDIRDKNALTHCITNSVTINDCANAVLAIGGSPFMAEDAEELEEVVTIADVVVINIGKLSKSQIESMKISAKKANETSTPIVLDPVGVGVTNLRNRTTMDLIENYDIAAIRGNITEIKAIAKLSGVLDESNTAKGVDVNADDIITEENLKDNAYLIKELASRLNTTILASGPIDILTDGETVISIDNGDDMMPLITGSGCMLSSIVGSCIAGSNPLEGSLIAILAMNLAGEKARAKVDERDEGTGSFRAYLIDYLYRTEAERLVNESNIEIL encoded by the coding sequence ATGATAAATAAAGAGACTCTATTGGACAATATTGAAAAAAACCTTAATGATATTAGAGATAAGAATGCCCTAACACACTGCATTACCAATTCAGTGACAATCAACGACTGCGCAAATGCAGTTCTTGCAATCGGAGGCTCACCGTTTATGGCCGAAGACGCAGAAGAGCTTGAAGAGGTCGTCACAATCGCTGATGTAGTGGTAATAAATATCGGTAAATTAAGCAAAAGCCAAATAGAATCAATGAAAATAAGCGCCAAAAAGGCAAATGAAACTTCAACACCAATCGTTCTGGATCCTGTAGGTGTGGGAGTAACAAACTTAAGAAACAGAACAACAATGGATCTGATTGAAAACTATGACATTGCTGCAATAAGAGGTAACATCACAGAAATCAAAGCCATTGCAAAGCTTTCAGGAGTGCTTGATGAAAGCAACACCGCAAAAGGCGTTGACGTTAATGCTGATGATATCATTACCGAAGAAAACTTAAAAGACAATGCCTATTTAATTAAGGAACTCGCTTCCAGACTGAATACGACAATACTTGCAAGCGGACCGATTGACATCCTCACAGACGGTGAAACGGTGATATCGATTGATAACGGCGATGACATGATGCCGTTGATTACCGGAAGCGGATGCATGCTATCATCAATTGTGGGAAGCTGCATTGCAGGCTCAAATCCTTTAGAAGGAAGCCTTATTGCGATTCTTGCAATGAATCTTGCAGGCGAAAAGGCAAGGGCTAAAGTGGATGAAAGAGATGAAGGAACAGGATCATTTAGAGCATACCTGATTGATTACCTTTACAGAACTGAAGCGGAAAGATTAGTAAACGAATCAAATATTGAGATACTATGA
- a CDS encoding DNA-directed RNA polymerase subunit H, producing the protein MKVDIQQHDLVPKHEVISESEKKLLQQNSDFDVNNLPKIKITDPVVKELISNGSEISAGDVLRITRNSKTAGEFVSYRIVIEG; encoded by the coding sequence TTGAAAGTAGATATTCAACAACATGATTTAGTACCAAAGCATGAAGTTATTTCAGAATCCGAAAAGAAGTTATTGCAGCAGAATTCCGATTTTGATGTCAATAACCTGCCGAAAATTAAGATTACTGATCCTGTAGTAAAAGAACTAATATCTAATGGTTCCGAAATTTCTGCAGGCGATGTTTTGAGAATTACACGTAACAGTAAAACTGCTGGCGAATTTGTTTCATATAGAATCGTTATAGAAGGTTAG
- the thiE gene encoding thiamine phosphate synthase, whose translation MNKVDLSLYLVTDNSDNEEKFLKTIEDAILGGVSVVQIREKTADTLDFYNLALKVKKITGKYNVPLIINDRVDIALAIDADGVHVGQSDMPCDVTRKLIGKDKILGVSAATVEEAQKAEKDGADYIGTGAIFPTATKDDAESVTINELKEIVESINIPVVAIGGITLKNASELVDTGIAGLSVVSAIMSADNPKKASEELLNIFNS comes from the coding sequence ATGAATAAAGTAGACTTATCCCTATATCTGGTCACCGACAACAGTGACAATGAGGAAAAATTTTTAAAAACCATTGAAGATGCCATTTTAGGCGGAGTCAGCGTAGTCCAAATAAGAGAAAAGACTGCAGATACGCTTGACTTTTATAATTTGGCTTTAAAAGTTAAAAAAATAACTGGTAAATACAATGTACCTTTGATAATCAATGACCGAGTGGATATAGCTTTAGCTATTGACGCTGACGGCGTTCACGTCGGCCAAAGCGACATGCCATGTGACGTTACAAGAAAGCTGATTGGAAAAGACAAAATACTGGGCGTTTCAGCAGCTACTGTCGAAGAAGCCCAAAAGGCTGAAAAGGACGGCGCAGATTATATAGGTACCGGTGCAATATTTCCAACTGCAACAAAGGATGATGCAGAGTCAGTTACAATAAATGAATTAAAAGAAATAGTTGAATCAATAAACATTCCTGTCGTTGCAATCGGAGGAATAACGTTAAAAAATGCAAGTGAATTAGTTGACACCGGAATAGCAGGACTTTCTGTCGTCAGTGCCATCATGAGTGCAGATAATCCTAAAAAAGCATCAGAAGAGCTATTAAATATTTTTAATAGCTAA